The following are encoded together in the Anopheles nili chromosome 3, idAnoNiliSN_F5_01, whole genome shotgun sequence genome:
- the LOC128723466 gene encoding breast cancer anti-estrogen resistance protein 3 homolog, giving the protein MGKSTSKLDKRRSQSISWSYKFGTASRRKKHAALVITSLPHMETAEWLQRLDLAEYTDVFRTFAGVEEMLFLSEADIKRLGIRNNAHRARIVSSLVALREQLVQESHTKTNQRNGAEEFRNRAQMRHSVAVDGSRAVKTGCVASENDSIYECLSPANTKQSKSCGDLLDMETTPDGGNEAVALKKALEWELSLDSRDLRSHAWYHGPIPRQRAEEIVQKEGDFLVRDCVSQPGNYVLTCKTKGPTLHFVINKLLLQPETVYERVQYQFEDDAYDTVPDLITFYVGSGKSISVASGARIQFPCNRTYPLSFYAGKCPPNVGGAGTGIRGPSPLNSPSPVPSSPGFRYNPYTQQAGSYRSPMSSPPRTKRETPPRLPSKKQRSQSLTPLHGAQGGQQRYNSADGVISGSNGSTMAPGEGKSGHPAKPSRLAETPEKCSSADGVIHSDPAIGARPGEEKSSSADGVVKPPLVPRPSSTDPAGLASLKSSSQSLPRSASLRSSQGKLSSRASSINKEPSEHSLSPCIEQKTTFAEGDGSEQPPSPPPKPIRGGTLQRRDSMKDSDTQSVQGAGGHGGRGGLGSYHPSGSDSGNGSGDSAQSSATGEELTMPVRGVGGVVLRNPRFIPTSLSSVTLRSHTEIDPVAAEEALLAMQIPTYEQVSRFDLENFNTLLLPFCECKPLDSGTLNTFRMMLCESGPRVIANHLTRVDIGLILERDESRKDNPLCCTGLELITLEHGKQYRLDLIERTECMKLLVAVTILTSQSDLERAETLNKWIQIAVETKTALGNLFGFSAIMLGLSMPQIQKLESTWHTLRQKFTDSAFNFEAKLRPTLNSMNDCSNPQAPNTTIPHILPYVLVKDRTINDVFANTSSPCPTLIAACVTPWETITQDFGFSVLFAHLDAARSFINNLPLYKKNAQTILQDTSRLDPLMEDAFRTEFQMKFLWGSKGALVPAEERHAKFEHVLTVMAEKFCGDPSAG; this is encoded by the exons ATGGGGAAAAGCACGAGCAAACTCGATAAACGGCGCTCCCAGA GCATTTCCTGGAGCTACAAATTCGGCACAGCCAGTCGCCGGAAGAAGCATGCCGCCTTGGTCATCACCTCATTGCCGCACATGGAAACGGCCGAATGGCTGCAACGGTTGGATTTGGCTGAGTACACCG aTGTGTTTCGAACGTTCGCTGGCGTCGAGGAGATGCTGTTCCTGAGCGAGGCGGACATCAAGCGGCTTGGCATCCGGAACAACGCACACCGGGCTCGGATCGTCAGCAGTCTCGTTGCCCTGCGGGAGCAGCTCGTCCAAG AGTCCCACACAAAGACCAATCAACGGAATGGCGCAGAGGAATTTCGAAACAGAGCACAGATGCGACACAGTGTGGCTGTCGATGGCTCACGAGCAGTCAAGACGGGTTGCGTGGCGTCGGAAAATGATAGCAT TTATGAATGTCTGTCGCCGGCCAACACCAAGCAGAGTAAGAGCTGTGGCGATCTGTTAGATATG GAAACGACACCGGACGGCGGAAATGAAGCCGTTGCACTGAAGAAAGCGCTCGAGTGGGAGCTGTCGTTGGATTCGCGGGACCTCCGATCGCACGCCTGGTACCATGGGCCGATCCCGAGGCAACGGGCTGAGGAGATCGTCCAGAAAGAGGGTGACTTCCTGGTGCGGGATTGTGTCTCGCAGCCGGGAAATTACGTGCTCACGTGCAAAACCAAGGGACCGACGCTGCATTTCGTGATCAATAAG CTGCTGCTCCAACCGGAAACCGTATACGAGCGAGTACAGTATCAGTTCGAGGACGACGCGTACGATACAGTTCCTGATTTGATTACCTTCTACGTAGGCTCGG GGAAGTCCATATCGGTCGCATCGGGGGCCCGAATTCAATTTCCGTGCAACCGCACGTACCCGTTGTCGTTCTACGCCGGGAAGTGTCCTCCGAATGTTGGCGGTGCGGGCACGGGCATTCGGGGTCCTAGCCCTCTTAACTCACCCTCACCGGTGCCCTCATCACCAGGCTTTAG GTATAATCCGTACACGCAGCAAGCCGGTTCGTACCGTAGTCCGATGTCCTCACCGCCACGGACGAAGCGAGAAACTCCGCCACGGTTACCGAGCAAGAAGCAACGTTCGCAATCCCTTACGCCCTTACATGGAGCCCAGGGTGGCCAGCAACGGTACAACAGCGCCGATGGTGTCATTAGTGGTAGTAACGGAAGTACGATGGCCCCTGGGGAAGGTAAATCCGGCCATCCGGCAAAACCCTCACGGTTAGCGGAGACTCCCGAGAAGTGCAGTAGCGCTGATGGAGTGATACACAGCGATCCGGCCATCGGAGCGCGACCTGGTGAAGAGAAAAGCTCCAGTGCGGATGGTGTGGTAAAGCCTCCGCTTGTTCCACGACCCAGCTCAACCGATCCGGCTGGGTTGGCATCGTTGAAGAGCAGCTCACAATCGTTGCCCCGTTCAGCCAGTCTTCGATCGTCCCAGGGAAAGTTGAGCTCACGAGCGTCCAGCATCAACAAGGAACCAAGCGAACACTCGCTGAGTCCGTGTATCGAACAGAAGACGACATTCGCGGAAGGCGATGGAAGTGAACAACCACCGAGTCCACCACCGAAGCCGATCCGAGGTGGAACGCTTCAGCGGCGTGACTCGATGAAGGACTCCGACACACAATCCGTGCAGGGTGCCGGTGGACACGGTGGCCGTGGTGGGCTAGGATCGTACCATCCGAGTGGGTCCGATTCGGGTAATGGATCAGGTGATTCCGCACAGAGTTCCGCCACCGGTGAGGAACTGACTATGCCCGTTCGTGGCGttggtggtgtggttttgaggAATCCAAGATTTATTCCCACCTCGCTGTCGTCGGTTACGTTGCGATCGCATACGGAGATCGATCCTGTCGCAGCCGAGGAGGCACTACTGGCGATGCAGATACCCACGTATGAGCAGGTGTCTCGGTTCGATCTGGAGAATTTCAACACgctgctgttgccgttttGTGAGTGCAAACCGCTCGACAGTGGAACCCTCAACACCTTCCGGATGATGCTGTGCGAGTCGGGACCGCGGGTCATTGCGAACCACCTGACGAGGGTGGACATTGGTCTTATCTTAG AGCGGGACGAAAGCCGAAAGGACAATCCGCTGTGCTGTACCGGGCTGGAACTGATCACGCTAGAGCACGGTAAGCAGTACCGGTTGGATCTGATCGAGCGCACCGAGTGCATGAAGCTGTTGGTTGCCGTCACCATCCTGACGAGTCAGAGTGATCTCGAGCGAGCGGAAACGCTCAACAAGTGGATACAGATAGCGGTCGAAACGAAAACTGCCTTGGGAAATTTGTTCGGGTTCAGTGCCATCATGTTGGGTCTCTCGATGCCACAG ATCCAGAAGCTCGAATCGACGTGGCACACGCTGCGCCAAAAGTTCACCGATAGTGCATTCAACTTCGAAGCCAAGTTACGACCAACGCTGAACAGCATGAATGATTGCTCGAACCCGCAAGCACCGAACACGACCATCCCTCACATACTGCCGTACGTGCTGGTGAAGGATCGCACGATCAACGACGTTTTCG CAAACACGTCCAGCCCGTGCCCAACGCTGATCGCCGCATGTGTTACGCCTTGGGAAACGATTACGCAGGATTTTGGCTTTTCCGTGCTGTTCGCTCATCTCGATGCGGCCCGTAGTTTCATCAACAACCTGCCGCTTTACAAGAAGAACGCTCAAACAATACTGCAGGATACGAGTAGGTTGGATCCGCTGATGGAAGATGCTTTCAG GACCGAGTTTCAGATGAAGTTCCTGTGGGGTAGCAAAGGTGCGCTAGTTCCGGCGGAAGAGCGCCACGCCAAATTCGAGCACGTGCTCACCGTGATGGCGGAAAAGTTCTGTGGCGATCCTTCGGCCGGATAA
- the LOC128723650 gene encoding transcription initiation factor IIB yields the protein MASSSRDAHLNKVCCYSHPEAPLIEDYRAGDMICSECGLVVGDRVIDVGSEWRTFSNEKAGVDPSRVGGPENPLLSGGDLSTMIGPGTGPASFDAFGTAKYQNRRTMSSSDRALIAAFKEISTMADRINLPKTITDRANNLFKQVHDGKNLKGRSNDAKASACLYIACRQEGVPRTFKEICAVSKISKKEIGRCFKLTLKALATSVDLITTADFMSRFCANLDLPNVVQRAATHIARKAVEMDIVPGRSPISVAAAAIYMASQASDNKKTHKEIGDIAGVADVTIRQSYRLMYPHAAELFPEDFNFFTPIDQLPPV from the exons ATGGCAAGCTCATCGCG agACGCTCATTTGAATAAAGTATGCTGTTACTCGCATCCCGAAGCACCGCTGATAGAAGACTACCGAGCCGGTGATATGATATGTTCTGAGTGTGGATTGGTGGTCGGGGACCGAGTCATCGACGTGGGCTCCGAGTGGCGCACGTTCAGCAACGAGAAAGCCGGAGTCGATCCGTCTCGTGTCGGTGGTCCGGAAAATCCACTGCTCAGTGGCGGAGATTTATCCACCATGATCGGTCCCGGCACTGGCCCCGCTTCATTCGATGCGTTTGGAA ctGCCAAATACCAAAACCGACGGACCATGAGTAGTTCGGATCGTGCCCTCATTGCTGCCTTCAAAGAAATCAGCACGATGGCAGACAGAATCAATCTACCGAAAACGATCACCGATCGGGCGAACAATCTGTTCAAGCAGGTACATGATGGCAAAAATCTTAAGGGTCGATCGAACGACGCCAAAGCTTCGGcgtgcctatacatcgcctgCCGCCAAGAGGGCGTCCCGCGAACATTTAAAGAAATTTGCGCCGTTAGCAAGATCAGCAAAAAGGAAATTGGACGTTGCTTCAAACTCACGCTGAAGGCTCTCGCTACCTCCGTTGATCTCATCACCACCGCTGACTTTATGTCTCGTTTCTGCGCTAATCTTG ACCTTCCCAACGTGGTACAGCGTGCTGCAACGCATATCGCCCGGAAAGCGGTCGAGATGGACATCGTACCTGGACGGTCGCCGATCTCGGTGGCAGCGGCCGCAATCTATATGGCCTCACAGGCATCGGATAACAAGAAAACACATAAGGAAATCGGTGACATCGCTGGCGTAGCTGACGTCACGATTCGCCAATCCTACCGGTTAATGTACCCGCACGCCGCGGAACTGTTCCCCGAAGACTTTAATTTCTTCACACCGATCGATCAGCTGCCGCCGGTATAG